Proteins co-encoded in one Conger conger chromosome 4, fConCon1.1, whole genome shotgun sequence genomic window:
- the matk gene encoding megakaryocyte-associated tyrosine-protein kinase isoform X1 produces the protein MATKCWAPGTQCIAKNDHSKPKADELAYRKGDILTIVEIGMDKGVYKATHNKTGVQGLISACNVREREAIRIDPSLSLMPWFHGKISGPEAVNQLRPMEDGLFLVRESIRHPGDYVLCVSFAQEVIHYRVIYRNNKLTIDNKQFFYNLIDMIEFYTKNQGAIATTLQKPKQKVGAKSAEAELAKAGWLLDMQKLTLGESIGEGEFGAVYEGVYMGQTVAVKNIKCDVTAQAFLEETTVMTKLQHPNLVRLLGVILDNGLCIVTELMAKGNLVNFLRTKGRSVIGPTQLLRFALARHPSAEKRTTFCVCWGPQRRLCRDGVPGVQEAGAQGPGRPERAAVQRLRGEDQRLRAGQTGHPDGRQRQAAHQVDGPRGAEEREILHPLRRLELRGPLMGDVLLRQTALPKDDPEGGEGDGGAGLSHGGPGGLPPRGLRPHDRLLGVRAQEEAVFPKTAGQAEEGAARR, from the exons ATGGCAACG aAATGTTGGGCACCTGGCACTCAATGTATTGCCAAGAATGACCACAGCAAGCCCAAAGCTGATGAGCTGGCCTACCGGAAAGGAGACATTCTCACCATTGTGGAGATTGGGATG GACAAGGGCGTTTACAAGGCCACGCACAACAAGACCGGGGTGCAGGGCCTGATCTCCGCTTGCAACGTCCGAGAGCGAGAGGCCATTCGCATTGACCCGAGCCTCAGTCTCATGCC CTGGTTTCATGGGAAAATCTCGGGGCCAGAGGCGGTGAACCAGCTGAGGCCAATGGAGGACGGGCTGTTCCTGGTGCGTGAGTCCATCAGGCATCCGGGCGACTACGTGCTCTGCGTCAGCTTCGCCCAGGAGGTTATCCACTACCGCGTCATCTACCGCAACAACAAGCTGACCATCGACAACAAGCAGTTCTTCTACAACCTCATTGACATGATCGAG TTCTACACAAAGAACCAGGGAGCCATCGCTACGACACTGCAGAAGCCCAAGCAGAAAGTGGGCGCTAAGTCGGCTGAGGCGGAGCTGGCGAAGG ccGGATGGCTCCTGGACATGCAGAAGCTGACCTTGGGAGAGAGCATCGGAGAAGGCGAGTTCGGAG CGGTGTATGAGGGAGTGTACATGGGACAGACGGTGGCCGTCAAGAACAtcaagtgtgatgtcacagcccaGGCCTTCTTGGAGGAGACCACAGTCATGAC GAAACTTCAGCACCCAAACTTGGTGCGGTTGCTCGGGGTGATCCTGGACAACGGGCTGTGCATCGTCACAGAGCTCATGGCGAAG GGGAACCTGGTGAACTTCCTCCGTACGAAAGGACGCTCCGTGATTGGCCCGACACAGCTGCTCCGCTTTGCTCT TGCGCGTCATCCGAGTGCAGAGAAACGGACTACGTTCTGCGTGTGTTGGGGTCCTCAGAGACGTCTGTGCAGGGATGGAGTACCTGGAGTCCAAGAGGCTGGTGCACAGGGACCTGGCCGCCCGGAACGTGCTGCTGTCCAGCGACTGCGTGGCGAAGATCAGCGACTTCGGGCTGGCCAAACGGGACACCCAGACGGCCGACAACGCCAAGCTGCCCATCAAGTGGACGGCCCCCGAGGCGCTGAGGAAAGGG AAATTCTCCACCCGCTCAGACGTCTGGAGCTACGGGGTCCTCTTATGGGAGACGTTCTCCTACGGCAGACAGCCCTACCCAAAGATG ACCCTGAAGGAGGTGAAGGAGATGGTGGAGCAGGGCTTTCGCATGGAGGCCCCGGAGGACTGCCCCCCCGCGGCCTACGCCCTCATGACCGCTTGCTGGGAGTACGAGCCCAGGAAGAGGCCGTCTTTCCGAAAACTGCGGGACAAGCTGAGGAGGGAGCTGCCCGACGGTGA
- the matk gene encoding megakaryocyte-associated tyrosine-protein kinase isoform X2, whose protein sequence is MATKCWAPGTQCIAKNDHSKPKADELAYRKGDILTIVEIGMDKGVYKATHNKTGVQGLISACNVREREAIRIDPSLSLMPWFHGKISGPEAVNQLRPMEDGLFLVRESIRHPGDYVLCVSFAQEVIHYRVIYRNNKLTIDNKQFFYNLIDMIEFYTKNQGAIATTLQKPKQKVGAKSAEAELAKAGWLLDMQKLTLGESIGEGEFGAVYEGVYMGQTVAVKNIKCDVTAQAFLEETTVMTKLQHPNLVRLLGVILDNGLCIVTELMAKGNLVNFLRTKGRSVIGPTQLLRFALDVCAGMEYLESKRLVHRDLAARNVLLSSDCVAKISDFGLAKRDTQTADNAKLPIKWTAPEALRKGKFSTRSDVWSYGVLLWETFSYGRQPYPKMTLKEVKEMVEQGFRMEAPEDCPPAAYALMTACWEYEPRKRPSFRKLRDKLRRELPDGDSGTGS, encoded by the exons ATGGCAACG aAATGTTGGGCACCTGGCACTCAATGTATTGCCAAGAATGACCACAGCAAGCCCAAAGCTGATGAGCTGGCCTACCGGAAAGGAGACATTCTCACCATTGTGGAGATTGGGATG GACAAGGGCGTTTACAAGGCCACGCACAACAAGACCGGGGTGCAGGGCCTGATCTCCGCTTGCAACGTCCGAGAGCGAGAGGCCATTCGCATTGACCCGAGCCTCAGTCTCATGCC CTGGTTTCATGGGAAAATCTCGGGGCCAGAGGCGGTGAACCAGCTGAGGCCAATGGAGGACGGGCTGTTCCTGGTGCGTGAGTCCATCAGGCATCCGGGCGACTACGTGCTCTGCGTCAGCTTCGCCCAGGAGGTTATCCACTACCGCGTCATCTACCGCAACAACAAGCTGACCATCGACAACAAGCAGTTCTTCTACAACCTCATTGACATGATCGAG TTCTACACAAAGAACCAGGGAGCCATCGCTACGACACTGCAGAAGCCCAAGCAGAAAGTGGGCGCTAAGTCGGCTGAGGCGGAGCTGGCGAAGG ccGGATGGCTCCTGGACATGCAGAAGCTGACCTTGGGAGAGAGCATCGGAGAAGGCGAGTTCGGAG CGGTGTATGAGGGAGTGTACATGGGACAGACGGTGGCCGTCAAGAACAtcaagtgtgatgtcacagcccaGGCCTTCTTGGAGGAGACCACAGTCATGAC GAAACTTCAGCACCCAAACTTGGTGCGGTTGCTCGGGGTGATCCTGGACAACGGGCTGTGCATCGTCACAGAGCTCATGGCGAAG GGGAACCTGGTGAACTTCCTCCGTACGAAAGGACGCTCCGTGATTGGCCCGACACAGCTGCTCCGCTTTGCTCT AGACGTCTGTGCAGGGATGGAGTACCTGGAGTCCAAGAGGCTGGTGCACAGGGACCTGGCCGCCCGGAACGTGCTGCTGTCCAGCGACTGCGTGGCGAAGATCAGCGACTTCGGGCTGGCCAAACGGGACACCCAGACGGCCGACAACGCCAAGCTGCCCATCAAGTGGACGGCCCCCGAGGCGCTGAGGAAAGGG AAATTCTCCACCCGCTCAGACGTCTGGAGCTACGGGGTCCTCTTATGGGAGACGTTCTCCTACGGCAGACAGCCCTACCCAAAGATG ACCCTGAAGGAGGTGAAGGAGATGGTGGAGCAGGGCTTTCGCATGGAGGCCCCGGAGGACTGCCCCCCCGCGGCCTACGCCCTCATGACCGCTTGCTGGGAGTACGAGCCCAGGAAGAGGCCGTCTTTCCGAAAACTGCGGGACAAGCTGAGGAGGGAGCTGCCCGACGGTGACTCTGGGACAGGCTCCTGA